TTACCATGGGCCAGGTAATATGCTGAGTGTTATAGTTGCATTAGTGTATTACTTAACCCCTACACAAAACAGAAGATATAACCATTATTGTCTTCATCCTATGCTAGGAGAAACAAATTTAGAAAGAATTAAGTAGCTTATCCAAAGTGAGTTGGGCAgtaaagtggcagagccagaactgTCTGCTCCTAAGTGCATGCTTATAACCGTGATTCTGGTGCTGGTTAAATTCACCGTGCTCTGTGACCACAGACTGAACCCTCAACCCAGTTGGCATTCTGGGGAAAAGTCACAGGACAGGTGAACTGCCTATCAGAAAAATAAGCTTCCTAATTCCTTAACCAAGAGAAAGTttgggaaagaaaatagaaatttttaaccATACAATTTCTGGGTAGAAAATTGTAAGTGTTGAAAGGGAAgtgaaaaaacataaaacagtaaatatatgCTGACAACTCAGAATAATATAGAATCATTTATTAAACATAGttctttttaaagaactttaaGCAATATTTATTGGCAATTATGTGTTAAACCCTGTGCCAGCTATGTTAAGAAAAACATAGAATGATGGGTTACCACACCccaatttttattaaaagtttacctataaatttaaaaattcacgtACATGCTTAGTAGTAATAGTATGCATGAGAAAAATCCATGTTGCTATTAACATTTGAGATATTTCCaagaatttgtttaattttttttctttttgtttgtattaTGAAATCACACAGCCTCCTTTGAGCTCCTTGAAGGGATTTTTGTCCTCTGGGATGCCCTTTACCAGTGGATCCTCGCCAGATCGTTCTTCAACATAATCTCTTACTTCTTCACAACATTTGGAAACCTTaaggggaaggaaaaagggaTGACTCATTTGGTTTAAAACAGAATACTCCAGAtgccaggaatttatttattacaataaaTTTTCAGGTTGTATAATTTCAGtttgattctctctactttccaCCAATGCATATTTACTTTgtaggaaagaagaaagttgCACCCTTCCCACTCCTTCTGGATATATCTCCAGACAAAGGAAAAACATCTGGTCACGCTCCAGCTAAAGATTCCCAGCAGACACTGCCTCCAACATCAAAGGAGACAAGACCCAGGGATCAGAACACAGCTGGCAACAGAAGTCAAGGGTGTCACCAGAGTTCATATTGATTAAATCTTTTTCCTCATCCCAAAAATGTGACTAGTAAAGGTGGAAGAGAATGAATAATTATTAAATTCCAGGCTTATCACCATCCCTAAATTCTCAGAAGTATAcacatgtaatttttctttacacTCATCTACAATgattgagcatggtggtgcactagGTGAGCTTCAGGGGGTCAGGGACCTTTGGCTGATTTGTTCAGTGTATCCCAGCCATCTAGAACAGAGGCTGTGTTCTTTAGTGCTCAGTGAATAATTTGCTGGACTGAATTATTCATGTTGTTTTTGAGTTTGCTCTTCACTTATCTGCACCATTATTGTTTAATGATTTAGTAAAAAATCAGGCCTTAATATTTTAATGGCTTCAGCTATAGCCTGTTAAGGTACCACTTAACATTCCTTGTAGAGAGAGGTGATgttctatacatatataatatacatatatatatatatacatacacacgaaATCAAATTATTCAAACTCTTTTAGCTGCAACTTGTTTGTTTTCAGTTAGTGTATCTTTCATGACAGTAACACTAAGCTACTTTATTTTTGTCAGTCTATTAAGTGGCCATTCCATAAGTCATTTAAgcaatttactgtttttttttttcaaatgaaatctttagGCCGCTTTTATGTAAATTCCAAGGAACATTTGATATAAGACTTAAGATTATTTTATAACTATGCAGACTCATTAATTACATATTAGAACAAATTATTTTCAACTGGAGCCAGGAAGCATTTGTCAGGTTAGTTTCTTCCTTCAAAGGATGATACTTGCAGATTCACATAACTTTTGAAATGTGCATTAATTTAGATTCgcttttttccctcttcctcagTGGTCCCACACTCTCTCTCTAAAAGTCACTACTTTTGGCTTCACCCAGATGACAGGAACAGAGGTGTAACTTGCTGTCGTTAATTCAGTAGTCCATAAGGGATTGGTTTTGAAGGTGCCTGGCTGGGATCTGAGGATATGAGAATGAAAGGAGCAACAAATTacctaaaattatatatgtgtataggtttaaaaattatttcagtgaggcttaatataaatatatgtagttTAACATAGGATTGCAAGGCTCTTCTCATTTACTAGCTATTTAGTCTTAGTTAAGGTAATTCATCTAAGGTTCATTTACTTcatgtataaaatatgaatagcTGCACTGGTTGCCTTAAATGCCTAAGAGGTGCCTGGCACAAGAAGATGCACAATCAAATAGTAACTATTTTTAGCTATTACTACAAAGATTGTCTTTAGTCATGGCCTATTACATTGACTTATAGTCATTGCAAATCTATCAGCTTCAGAAACTGGATGCAAAGACTTGTCGTActcaaaaaaaatcactataataTGAATCAGTCTGGTTCatagaattaataataattttaagataaaaataataatgacataaAGCACTTGCTattaccaggcactgttctcagaGCTTTGCGTATATTATCTTGTTTATTCCTCCCTATTATCCTCTGAATTAAATGCTATTACTATCGCTAttttgaagaaacagaggcacaggTGAGTTAGATAACATAGATGAGGGTTGCACAGGCAAAAATTTGTTGTGGAGCAAGAATCTGAGCTGGGAATATGGTTTCAGAGTATATCCAATTAACCATACTGTACTGATTATCCACTTAACCACTTACCCATACTGAGTATATCCACTTAACCATACTGTACTGATTATACATCAGAGCTAGGGGCTCAGGAGCTGGAagttccattttatatataatataacatatattattatatattttatagagaaataatatttctatatattacatacatatttctACATACTAtataaattcatttgttgaaCTCCTAACTCCCTCGGTGGGGTTTTTGgtaggtaattaggtcatgaagacAGAGCTCTCATAAATAGGATtactgtccttataaaagagaccccagagagcttcaTCATCCCTATCACCAGGTGAggacaaaatgaaaagacaggcGTTCATGAAGGAGGGAGCAGGCCCtcgccagacactgaatctgctgatgTCTTGATCTTGGATGCCCCAGCTTCCAgacctgtgagaaatacatttctgttggttAAAAGTCACCAGTCTATGATACTCTGGTACAGCACCCTGAGGAGACTAAGAgagtacatgtatatgtatgtgtatctatatgcacgtgtgtttgtgtgtgtatgtatatggagTTTTTGCAGTCTGATATTAAGTTGGTTTGACTTCCAAGAGCAGAGAGACATTGAATAATGGGGAAAAGGAACCCCAAAGCCTGATTAATGATGATGTATGCGATGTTTACCCAAAATAAAAAGTCCAAGGTGAACTTACCACAAGTGAATAATAAACACAAAGACAATCACCTTGCCTACAAAATAATAATCTTgagtacataaataataaaacagctTTTGGATATTTCAACTTAAGAAGAGAAAACTTTCCTTTATCctaaaagttcattttatttacCCTGAATTGTAAAAATAAGGACTTTAACTTGTCTGGTGTATGTTCTAAGCCTTAGTAatgatttaattttatctttacaGCAAAACGTTTTGCCTGTATGGAAAGGACAACAGGGGAGTTTGAGATTATTATAAACATAGACGAAGCCCAAAATCCCAGTTTTGACTGGGAGCAGGCATTTTGAACAAAGTATGAAGATAACACAAGATCCTTTTTTACTTTGTCCTGATAAAatgagatgttttaaaaatataagattgCTGTTACCACTTGTGGAGGTTTTGTTCTACTGTTAATAACTTTCCTAAAATGAAGTGATCTAAAATACATATCTACATTCTCCAAGCTTTCATCACTGTTTGTTTGGTGGTTTATTCCTTTGCCATTTCTTCTCCTTCTAATGGCAGTGAACTGTTGGTAACCCTTTCCAAGATTTGTCAGAAGTTTTTAGGAGGAACCAGTGAGTTCTTATGTTTGAACTCATCTTTATTTGCCAAAGAAGAGTAGAATGTACTTATGTATTACTGACCATGACAGTGGAGAGGGGTTGACATCATAGCTTAAAGTATTGCAGCAATATCAAAacattgtatcaaaatatcaatatcaAAATATTGCATTATAAAAAGAAgtttagaaaagtaaaaacaaaatgccTATATTATTGCATGcgtgtatttattttattgcttatcTAAAATATGGTGTTTGTCTCatattctcctttttctctttttcttttctttctttctccttatttctttctttcccctttctttctttctttccttctttttccctttctttctctctcttctttctctctttctctctttctttcttcccttctctttaaaaatgtaaaagcattcttatctTTGTGGTCATACAAAAAGAGGCTAAGGATTGGGCTTGGCCAGAGGAAAATGGTTTGCCAACCTCCTTGATTTAGAATCTAAATCAAGAGATAGTTATGATTGATTAtcaattttcttaatctttgaTAAATTTTTGGATGGACAATTTATTTGTAACTACATTGAGCCTTTCCAGCCAATGTTTTCTAACCTGGTACTCCCACAGTATCTCTagcttaaaataaaattccaaagaaAGCAGCAACTTACTAGCATTCTTTCCAGTGTCACTTCTTTCTTGAGCTGGTCAACTTCCATCTTCAATTTGTCCTTTTCTGTCAGGTCCTCAATATTGATTACTGGCATCTTTTTGCCTGCTGAAGATGTAGAAGGTTAGCAGCTATGCATGAATTGCTGGAGTTATTTCAAGTCAGTCTTAGCCAACAATTCCCTCAGCTCTTAACTTACAAAGTAAActgttctttgttttatttcaaatatccCACGATAACCAATTTCATATGAGCTCTCTCTCTTAACAATTCTAGCAATGCACACTAGCCTTGGGATTTTAAAGCTTCTTCCTAATCTTCACTAATATGATTAAGTCAAGCATTTGACCCTAAACACCTGTTCAGCAGGTTTGTTGGGAGGGTTGAGTTTTGTCAGTATATAATCTAAAATACTTAAAGCGCCTCCTTGCCCCTGGTCTTTTGTATAGTGTAAAATTTGGGGTTTCCAATCCTTACTTTCAATTCCAAAACCCTCCACCATATGTTTTATGTCATTTAACTTACTTTGAGGTCATTTGGATGACGGTCCATTAATTCCCTAAATATCTAGAGTATTTAACCTGGTATTAAAAGGGAACCATATAAAAAGTATCACTATAATTTCATTATAAATAATGGATTGTTTAAATGTGTACCCGTAGAATGGAAATATAGTAAACAGTCTTACTAATCAGAAATATACCAGTGTATTACTTGTAAGTGTTTTTCCAACAACACATGAAATTTGCCTGTAACTGTCACAATGAATCTGGTAACAATGATGAGAAAATTTAGCAGGCTAAAGGGGACATAGCAAGTCTGATCTACCAATAACCTCCTACTAGAACAGACTCTTTCTTCTGCCCTTTTGGCAATTCCTCTTCTCCCCAATTAGACCAGTGAGTAATGGGGAAGAAGGCTCAATAGCTGGTGATAGTCCTATGAAATTGCCTGGGAAAGATTTCAGTGTAGCCAAATGGCATTGTACCTATAGTGTCTCCTCCTTCTCCCTAGTCCAATTTTTGTAATGaagtattattataaaagtaagTGTATTTAGATCACATACTATTTCAGAGAACAAAATAACATTGTACATCTACATGAAAATACTCTGCTAATAATCTATCAGCAATTAACTTATTTCCTTGAATTTAAATGGTGTTTTCGTTTCCAAAACCTTTGAAGGAAGATTCTTTCCCTTCCCAGTCTTAAAATACCTTGTTCTTCTCCGGATAAGTAGtagtttaagaatttttttttttttttgagttggagtttcgctctgtctccaggctggactgaagtggcgcgatctcagctcactgcaacctccacctcctgggttctagcgattcttctgcctcagcctcctgagtagctgggactacaggtgtgtgccaccatgcccagctaatttttttatttttagtagagatggagtttcaccatgttggccaggatggtctcgagttTAAGATAATTTTAAGGGACAAATGTCTACATAGGCCAACATAGAGGTAGAAAATAACACACTGTGGGTACTTGAGCCCAATGTgtcctatgtttttatttttgctattctgTTCTTTAAGAAACACTATGACTATACAAAGGTTATTTCTTCCTGTATAAGCCTGTTTTGCATTTGGGAACCCAAATTTTATTCTCATCTTCCTTCCCAGTCTTTTAGACTAAATATAAAACTTCATTAAGTATTTTTGATGATCATTTTTACCTTTTGACGTTGTTCTTTGcacaatttttcttcattttggaaaACTTTAAATTCCTTTAGGTAATGGCTCTTCACACTGCAGTGTGTGCAGAAATCACTTTAGGAAACTCGTTAAAGTTATGAGTCCAACCTTAGAGATTCTAATTTAGTAGATCTTGTGTTGGgtttagaatttcattttctctattcCAGGAAGCCCTCTCATATACTTACCAACAAAATAATCGTTTACTGGTACTTGCTAGCCATGTGACACTGACCAAATTACTTGACCTGCCTGTGCCTTAGTTTACAGGGAAATAGGGGCAATAATATTACCTACCTTGTAGATTTGTTGAGAGTATTAAATGGGGGTAGCATAGGTAAGGACTTTGTAATGGCGTGTAGTACATAGCAAGCACTTGCACGTGTTAGCTGGTGTTATTCACTTTGTTGTGCTTCCAGAATTTCAAACCGTACTTTCTTATATGGCCCTTgccatataatatatgtgatctTATAGGTGCTCTAAAGAAGATAGGTGATATTACTGATACACTTAAAGGAGATCATGTGTACATAATTTGGCTCCTTTAATATCATGCATTCCAGATGTTACTGCCCAGCTCTCCTTTTTTTCCAGGGTAAGATACCTAGTCCGCAGCAGCTGCAGGTGTTGACTGTCAAGGGCAAACCTTTTGCTCAGGTTGGCTCTTGTCTGATGGGCAACACTTTTCCTGATGATGCCTGGGAGAGTATGCTCCCATCTGACCCCTGAGGTTGACTTGGAGCAAAAGGCTGGCTAATGTGGGGTCCTATCAGCCCAGCCCCCTTGCTTCTGGGCTGAAAAACTTTGTTGTAACTGAGAAACTTCCAGAGCCTTTCCATGGGTTTAGAATGATGCTAGACTTCTGAAACCACTTTTGACTAACTTCTCCTCTTGCCCTAGCCTTACTCCTTTAGCAGTTTCTCCTGAGAGCTTGCCCTGGAAAACTTTCTTACCCAATAATTCCTGTCTTAGGCTTTGCTTCTAGCAAACCCAACCCAAGACACAGTGAATTTTTAGAGCCTTTACAAGGGAGGTCATACCTTGCATGACTTTTATGTCCTCATTACTTTCTATTGTTCTGTATATTGTTTGGTATATAGAAGAGATCAGGAAGTATTGACAAAGTCACCTAACCTATGTCATATGCAtttacctaaacatagaaaaacatCCAATTTTTCTAACTTCATTTTATCAATAAATGATTTCTTAACTCTAAAATGCTGTGATTCACCATGCTcaataatattaaacatttaaaacactTTATTTAGGGCAAACATATTATTAGAAGATTCTAGAATTCTTACCAAATTTGATGGCACAAGTcttatatgagaaaaaaagaggacCAAAATTTTCACTTATTTCAAGGACACAAAGAAGAACAGTGAATATTGTCTGCATGGAGAATCCAAATGTTTAGTGTTATACTGAAGTCAATGGttcaaataattcaaatttaataTCATCTACTTTACTCCctattccattttgcagatgaggcaaAGGCATTCCAGGGAGTTTGAATGCCCTAAATTAAACAATGAGAGGCAGTGGAGCTGAGGTTACAATACAggtgtttgtttttcattccagCATGTCTGAACTGAGGTGTTTTTCATTCCAGCACGTCTCTCTCAAACTAGTGTAAAGGAGTGGATTTCTTTCTTCATACCCCAGAATTACATAGAAAGTCCAGAGTTGATGACAAATAGCACTAAAGCTGCCCCTCATATTCTAAGCTTTCAGGTTGGTCCACTTCTCCACAAAAAAGTCCTAAGAGACTAGGTCAGATTATTATCCCTATTGCCAACCATCCCCACCCCAACTTTAGTCAAAATTTAAGGGGAAGAGTGAAGATCTATAGACAAACAAGCTAAGACTGCTATTACAGCCAGCCTGGGGGAAAGCATACCCTAGTTAAGGAGATGTTTGCCCTTTCACTTCTTCCTCCATCCTGCACTACCATCAGAGTATCTAAGGTCCAATAAAAGGCAGGaagagggtgggagtgggggaagTATTTCTGAGTTGTATCCCATCCATAGATCCCTGGTTCTCAATGGGGGCAATACTGCCCCCTAGGGGCCCTCATGAAAATATGTCAGCTTGTTTATAACAGTATTCcataatttttgtgggtatggATAAGGAATGTCAGATATCTTGCATTTTCCGGGATCCTGCAGCATAAGATGAAATGTGACACATTCAGCATGACTGTCAGATATGCCAGGCTTCCACATATGCAAAAGCCATATTTATAGTTCTTTGAACCTTGAAACTCACTTCATTTTacatagaaacaaaatatttttcttggttaTTATATACACTTTTTACAATAATGcatataaataaaaggaaaaccatTAACcaataatttttgtttctctttcagaAAATCATATCACTCTATGTAGGCATGGGCTTGATATATGTGTATCTATTCTCGGCAGCTATGTCCATGGTAATTCTATACATAAATCTATTTCATTATGTATAGTCATggtgaatattttcatattgtaTTTAGTCTATATAATTTGccgattttttgtattttataaatataatttaggtACTGTGATGGCtaatactgaatgtcaacttgattggattgaaggatgcaaagtattgatcctgggtgtgtctgtgagggtg
This genomic interval from Gorilla gorilla gorilla isolate KB3781 chromosome 6, NHGRI_mGorGor1-v2.1_pri, whole genome shotgun sequence contains the following:
- the GNGT1 gene encoding guanine nucleotide-binding protein G(T) subunit gamma-T1: MPVINIEDLTEKDKLKMEVDQLKKEVTLERMLVSKCCEEVRDYVEERSGEDPLVKGIPEDKNPFKELKGGCVIS